One stretch of Anas acuta chromosome W, bAnaAcu1.1, whole genome shotgun sequence DNA includes these proteins:
- the LOC137847447 gene encoding olfactory receptor 14C36-like: MCNSSSITEFLLLAFADTRELQLLHFALFLGIYLAALLGNGLIITAVACDHHLHTPMYFFLLNLALLDLGGISASVLKAMDNFLSGKRTISYAGCAAQVFLVFFFYSSEISLLTVMAYDRYIAICKPLHYGTFLSSRACARMAAAAWGSGFLHAVLHTASTFSLPLGRGNALHQFFCEIPQILKLSCSDSYLREVRITTAVNVFLVNVLLVQYSESNRAHPESWDGDIWFDSDDGVEEVSDSEPQLVSLRPLVKTETTVDDNDEIRTTVRTIPWSPAELIKIQEKFSRRPGESEVEYV, encoded by the exons ATGtgtaacagcagctccatcaccgagTTTCTCCTcctggcatttgcagacacgcgggagctgcagctcctgcactttgcaCTCTTTCTGGGCATCTATCTGGCTGCCCTCCTAGGCAATGGCCTCATTATCACAGCTGTAGCCTGtgaccaccacctccacacccccatgtacttcttcctcctcaaccttgcCCTTCTCGACCTGGGAGGCATCTCCGCATCTGTTCTTAAAGCCATGGACAATTTTCTCTCGGGCAAGAGGACCATTTCCtatgcaggatgtgctgcacaggtctttctcGTATTCTTTTTCTATTCATCAGAGATTTCCCTTCTTactgtcatggcctatgaccgctacattgccatctgcaagcccttGCACTATGGGACcttcctgagcagcagagcctgtgcccgtatggcagcagctgcctggggcagtggctttcttcacgctgtgctgcacactgccagtACATTTTCATTACCACTTGGCCGTGGCAATGCCCTGcaccagttcttctgtgaaatcccccagatcctcaagctctcctgctcagactcCTACCTAAGGGAAGTTCGAATTACTACT gcggttaatgtgtttttggtgaatgtcctactggttcagtactctgaatccaaccgggccc ACCCTGAAAGTTGGGATGGTGATATCTGGTTTGACAGTGATGATGGTGTTGAAGAGGTTTCTGACTCTGAACCTCAATTGGTTTCCTTGAGACCTTTGGTTAAGACTGAGACTACTGTTGATGACAATGATGAAATCCGCACTACTGTGCGAACGATTCCGTGGTCGCCAGCGGAGTTgattaaaatacaggagaagttcTCAAGGCGACCAGGGGAATCGGAAGTGGAATATGTGTGA